One genomic region from Paracoccus pantotrophus encodes:
- the clpA gene encoding ATP-dependent Clp protease ATP-binding subunit ClpA — MPSFSTSLEQAIHAALALANEHRHELATLEHLLLALTEEPDAVKVMRACNVDLDELRRMLVEFIEDDLSTLITDVEGSEAVPTAAFQRVIQRAAIHVQSSGRTEVTGANVLVAIFAERESNAAFFLQELDMTRYDAVNFIAHGVAKNPSFSENRPVQGAEQQAEQAQVETAQPKDESALAKYCVDLNKKAAKGDVDPLIGRADEVERCIQVLCRRRKNNPLLVGDPGVGKTAIAEGLALKITRGETPDVLAGSTIFSLDMGALLAGTRYRGDFEERLKAVVKELEDHPDAILFIDEIHTVIGAGATSGGAMDASNLLKPALAGGKLRCMGSTTYKEFRQHFEKDRALSRRFQKIDVNEPTVPDTIKILMGLKPSFEKHHDLRYTNDAIKMAVELSARYIHDRKLPDKAIDVIDEAGAAQHLVAESKRRKTIGPKEIEAVVAKIARIPPKSVSKDDAAVLKDLDATLKRLVFGQDAAIEALSSAIKLARAGLREPEKPIGNYLFAGPTGVGKTEVAKQLASTLGVELLRFDMSEYMEKHAVSRLIGAPPGYVGFDQGGLLTDGVDQHPHCVLLLDEIEKAHPDVYNILLQVMDHGKLTDHNGRQVDFRNVILIMTSNAGAADQAKAAFGFGRERREGEDTAAIERTFTPEFRNRLDAVISFAPLSREIIVQVVEKFVLQLEAQLIDRGVHIELSPEAADWLAERGYDEKMGARPLGRVIQETIKKPLAEELLFGRLTKGGVVRVRIEDDKPVFDITGPETPRISNSKPPLLTAD; from the coding sequence GTGCCGTCCTTTTCGACCTCGCTGGAACAGGCCATCCATGCCGCGCTCGCGCTGGCCAACGAACATCGCCATGAGCTTGCCACGCTTGAACACCTCCTGCTCGCGCTGACGGAAGAACCTGATGCCGTGAAGGTGATGCGCGCGTGCAATGTCGATCTGGACGAGTTGCGCCGCATGCTGGTCGAGTTCATCGAGGACGACCTTTCGACCCTCATCACCGATGTCGAGGGTTCTGAGGCCGTCCCCACCGCCGCCTTCCAGCGCGTGATCCAGCGCGCCGCGATCCATGTGCAAAGCTCGGGCCGGACCGAGGTGACGGGGGCGAACGTCCTGGTCGCCATCTTCGCCGAGCGCGAATCCAACGCCGCCTTCTTCCTGCAGGAACTGGACATGACGCGCTATGACGCGGTGAATTTCATCGCCCATGGCGTCGCCAAGAACCCTTCCTTCTCGGAAAACCGCCCGGTCCAGGGCGCCGAGCAGCAGGCCGAGCAGGCCCAGGTCGAAACCGCCCAGCCCAAGGACGAATCCGCGCTGGCGAAATATTGCGTCGACCTGAACAAGAAGGCCGCCAAGGGCGATGTCGATCCGCTGATCGGCCGCGCCGACGAGGTGGAACGCTGCATCCAGGTGCTGTGCCGGCGTCGCAAGAACAACCCGCTGCTGGTCGGCGATCCCGGCGTCGGCAAGACCGCCATCGCCGAGGGGCTGGCGCTCAAGATCACCCGCGGCGAGACGCCGGACGTGCTGGCCGGCTCGACCATCTTCTCGCTCGACATGGGCGCGCTTCTGGCCGGCACCCGCTATCGCGGCGATTTCGAGGAACGGCTGAAGGCGGTGGTCAAGGAACTGGAGGACCATCCCGACGCCATCCTCTTCATCGACGAGATCCATACGGTGATCGGCGCGGGCGCCACCTCGGGCGGCGCCATGGACGCCTCCAACCTGCTCAAGCCGGCCTTGGCCGGCGGCAAGCTGCGCTGCATGGGCTCGACCACCTACAAGGAGTTCCGCCAGCATTTCGAAAAGGACCGCGCGCTCTCGCGCCGCTTCCAGAAGATCGACGTGAACGAGCCGACCGTGCCCGACACGATCAAGATCCTGATGGGGCTGAAGCCCAGCTTCGAAAAGCATCACGACCTGCGCTATACCAATGACGCGATCAAGATGGCGGTCGAACTGTCGGCGCGCTACATCCACGACCGCAAGCTGCCCGACAAGGCCATCGACGTGATCGACGAGGCCGGCGCGGCGCAACACCTGGTCGCGGAAAGCAAGCGCCGCAAGACCATCGGCCCGAAGGAGATCGAGGCGGTGGTGGCCAAGATCGCCCGCATCCCGCCGAAAAGCGTCTCCAAGGACGATGCCGCGGTGCTCAAGGATCTGGACGCGACGCTGAAGCGGCTGGTCTTCGGCCAGGACGCGGCGATCGAGGCGCTGTCCTCGGCGATCAAGCTGGCGCGGGCCGGCCTGCGCGAGCCCGAAAAGCCGATCGGCAACTATCTCTTCGCCGGCCCCACCGGCGTCGGCAAGACCGAGGTGGCCAAGCAGCTCGCCTCGACGCTGGGGGTGGAACTGCTGCGCTTCGACATGTCGGAATACATGGAAAAGCACGCAGTCAGCCGGCTGATCGGCGCGCCTCCGGGCTATGTCGGCTTCGACCAGGGCGGGCTTCTGACCGATGGGGTGGACCAGCATCCGCATTGCGTGCTGCTGCTCGACGAGATCGAAAAGGCGCATCCGGATGTCTATAACATCCTGCTTCAGGTCATGGACCACGGCAAGCTCACCGACCATAACGGCCGCCAGGTGGATTTCCGCAACGTGATCCTGATCATGACCTCGAACGCGGGCGCGGCGGACCAGGCCAAGGCCGCCTTCGGCTTCGGCCGCGAGCGGCGCGAGGGTGAGGATACCGCCGCCATCGAGCGCACCTTCACGCCGGAATTCCGCAACCGGCTGGATGCGGTGATCAGCTTCGCGCCGCTCTCGCGCGAGATCATCGTGCAGGTGGTCGAGAAATTCGTCCTCCAGCTCGAGGCCCAGCTGATCGACCGCGGCGTCCATATCGAACTGAGCCCCGAGGCCGCCGACTGGCTGGCCGAACGCGGCTATGACGAGAAGATGGGCGCACGCCCCCTGGGCCGGGTGATCCAGGAAACGATCAAGAAGCCGCTGGCCGAGGAGCTGCTGTTCGGCCGGCTGACCAAGGGCGGCGTGGTCCGGGTGCGGATCGAGGACGACAAGCCCGTCTTCGACATCACCGGCCCCGAGACGCCCAGGATCAGCAACTCCAAGCCGCCGCTCTTGACGGCCGACTGA